The segment TTAAGAGTAATGGTTATATTTCTTCTGCTTCATCTTTACAGTTATCACAAACCCATCTATCATTTACATAATGTAAGATTTCACTATAATTTCCACATAATTCACAATATCCTGAATTTATTTCTTCTATAGCACCTTCTGTTGTTATTGAAAATCTTTCACGTAATATTTCTACTGCTTCAGATGAAACTTTTGCTATTTCTCTTACAGATACGATTCCTACTAATTTTCCAAAATCTACAACAGGAATTCTTTCATAACCATATTTTGACATTGTTCTTGCTATGTTAATAACATCTTCATCAGCTGAACATGTTACAAGAGGTGTATTCATAATATCTTTTATTAAAACTTTCTTTGGATCTTTATCTAAAGCTACAACTTTTGATACAATATCTTCGCGTGTTGCTATACCTATTGGTCTAGTACCCTCACATACTATAACTGATCCAACATCTTCATCTCTCATTAATTTTGCTGCTT is part of the Candidatus Pacearchaeota archaeon genome and harbors:
- a CDS encoding CBS domain-containing protein, translating into MPTEIRARDIMVTRVITARPNQTVLEAAKLMRDEDVGSVIVCEGTRPIGIATREDIVSKVVALDKDPKKVLIKDIMNTPLVTCSADEDVINIARTMSKYGYERIPVVDFGKLVGIVSVREIAKVSSEAVEILRERFSITTEGAIEEINSGYCELCGNYSEILHYVNDRWVCDNCKDEAEEI